CCACCACACGTTTTGCTGGGCAGTCGTTTGCAGATTCGCCAAAGGCGATACGTGCATGGAGGTCTCGTCAAAATACTGCAGTGCATCGGTTTTTGCGCCACTTGCATCTGTAAGCTCAAAGACGAAAACGGCCCCGCTGTGTGTCTGGTCCAATTCGAATAGATGAACGGTGGTATTTGTTTTATTTTGTGCGACGCCAGCGTGTTGCAAAGACGCATTCGAGCTTGAACTGCCGAGTGGCTGCGACGCGGTGGTCGAATCTGGTTGTTGGCCTGTGGATGAGTTGGCAACGGATCCACTTGTCGTTTGTGCCGGTGAAACAGCCGTCGTCCAATTGGTGTTGAACGCCGACGCCGATGCGACATTGGCGGGCACCTGACCGATGATGATGGCGCCTTCTGTGAGCGGCGTCTGTTTGGCATCGGTCGGGAATGGCGTGTACTGAATCACCGTCGGTGGACTTTGCGCACCCACTGTCGTGGGGGACTTCGGAATTTGCGCCCAAATGACGCCTCGTTGGAGTGGAACCGCGACAATGTCATGCGTCATCGATGTTGGCACGGTTAAACTGTGTCCTTGCCCATCTGAATACGAGGACAGGACGCCCTCGGTTTCTGGAGATTGCCCGTACTGTAACACCGAAGATTTGACGGACGTGTCTGCGTACGCGCTCTTTGCGACGACTTTCGCTTGTCCGCCAAGAACCGCGCCCAACGTCGCAGCAGCCGAATTGTCTTGTGTACCAGCTGATTTTCCCGGGTGAGTCGCTGACGATGACGGTTTTGTCGCCGCTATTTTGGGTGTCGTCAGATTGTCTGAATGCACCGTCGATTTCGAATTGTCGATGGAGTTGCTTTGCCTGTTTGACGTGTTCGAGTGGTCATCGGCGGTCGATGTCGACGTTTTCGAAGTGCTTGACGTCTGCGATGGCTGTAGAGAGGTCGTCGTTCCGGTTTTTATTTGGCTGGCCAATGCTTGCGCGGCTTGTCCATTTAACAGTTGCTCGTTCAGGTGACGCTCATGGTATTGGTAGGACCAAATCAATATGGCGGCGGATGATGAGATAGCTGCAGTCGGAATAAGAATTTTTTGCATAACCCAGTGCATGCGCCCTGGGGTCTGTTTTGACACGACTCAACCTCCTATCCGAATCGCGAAATGGCGTCTAGTAAATGGTTAAATCTAGTGTAACATGAGCCAGGGGGTTGTCCCAGATTTTTTTCATGGCAACGACGACAAAAAAAAGCTGTTCCCCAGCATCCTGAGGAACAGCTTTTGGAATATGTGTATGTCTTACAGTGCAGCTTCGTAGTTCTTATTTGCTTCGTCCCAGTTGACGACATTCCAGAACGCTGCGATGTAATCAGGACGTTTGTTTTGATATTTGAGGTAGTAAGCGTGTTCCCAAACGTCGAGGCCGAGAACAGGCTTTTTCCCTTCCATCAACGGGTTGTCTTGGTTTGCTGTGCTGATGATGGCGAGTTTGCCGCCGTCGACAACCAGCCACGCCCAACCACTGCCAAAGCGGCCTGTCGCTGCAGCGTTGAACTGCTCTTTGAATTTATCAAAGCTACCAAAAGTGCTATTAATCGCCTCAGCCAATTTACCTGTTGGTTGGCCGCCACCATTTGGCGAGAGCAGCTTCCAGAACAGGCTGTGGTTCGCGTGGCCGCCGCCATTGTTGCGGACTGCCGTACGAATGTTTTCTGGAACGGCGTTGAGGTCGCTGATCAGATCTTCAACGCTTTTATTGGCCAAGTCTGCTTGACCTTCGAGCGCTTTGTTCAAGTTCGTAACGTACGTCCCGTGGTGACGATCATGGTGAATTTCCATCGTCAAGGCGTCGATGTGCGGTTCGAGTGCGTCAAACGCATACGGTAATGCTGGCAATTCATGAGCCATGTGGACAAACCTCCCTATGTAATTGGGTCGTTTCAAGCCTATTGTAACGCACTCATAGAATGTTTTCCAAATACCGTGTGCAAACTTTCGACCGATTGTTTACGATATTCGCGCCGGATGGTATACATGTAAAAGAACTGTCCACTGGAAAAGGGGTTATCACTTGGCACTTTTGACTGGCAAGACCATTGTCGTGATGGGCGTCGCAAATAAGCGCAGCATTGGTTGGAGCGTCGCGACAGCCGCAGCGCAACATGGGGCAAATCTCGTGTTGACGTACAGGAGTGAGCGGGCGGGGGAACAGATTAAGAAGTTGCTTGCCGAACTCCCGGAGACGAACGCGCGCGTGGTTCAATGTGACGTCACTGACGATGCTTCGATCGAGGCGGCGTTTGCCGAGATTGGTCAACAGGGTTCGATTCATGGCCTTGTGCATTCGATAGCGCACGCCAACGTCGAAGATTTACAGGGCGAATTTGTGGCGACATCCCGTGAAGGGTTTCTGCTGGCGCAGAATATTAGCGCGTATTCACTAGTCGCCGTGGCCCGAGCCGCCCGTCCTTTGATGACGGATGGTGGTGGCATCGTCACCATGAGTTATTTAGGTGGTGAGCGCGCGGTGGAAAATTATAACGTGATGGGTGTTGCCAAGGCTTCGCTGGAGTCGGCTGTGCGCTATCTTGCAAAAGACTTGGGCAAGGACAACATCCGCGTGAATGCGGTCTCCGCTGGGCCAATTCGCACACTCGCGGCGAAAGGCGTGCGCGGCTTCAACGACGTGTTGCACACGATGGAGGAGAAGGCGCCGCTTCGCCGCAATGTCGACGCGCAAGAGGTCGGAGACGTCACGGCGTTCTTCCTGTCTGATTTGAGTCGGGGGATTACAGGCGAGGTGATTCACGTCGACGGAGGATACCACATCGTCGGCGTCTGACCTGCCTGATTTCACCAGGCCTTTGCATAGGCCTATGCTCAGACGTCTGCGCCAACGGCTTCGGCGATAGTGGAAAATCCGTCCTGCCGAAGCCGTTCGGCCAATTCTCTGGCGATGTCCCGAACGACCGTTGGCCCTTCGTAGATGAAGGCTGTATAGATTTGTAGCAGGTCGGCGCCAGCTCGAATTTTTTCGTACGCGTCGTCCCCTGTGAATATTCCGCCGCAACCGATGATGGGCAGGCGTCCTTGTGCCGCTTGCCGCACAAGGCGAATCACCTGGGTCGATCTCGCCCTTAGCGGTCGCCCGCTCAATCCGCCACTCTCTTTTTTCTCTGC
Above is a genomic segment from Alicyclobacillus acidoterrestris containing:
- a CDS encoding superoxide dismutase; this encodes MAHELPALPYAFDALEPHIDALTMEIHHDRHHGTYVTNLNKALEGQADLANKSVEDLISDLNAVPENIRTAVRNNGGGHANHSLFWKLLSPNGGGQPTGKLAEAINSTFGSFDKFKEQFNAAATGRFGSGWAWLVVDGGKLAIISTANQDNPLMEGKKPVLGLDVWEHAYYLKYQNKRPDYIAAFWNVVNWDEANKNYEAAL
- the fabI gene encoding enoyl-ACP reductase FabI, with the translated sequence MALLTGKTIVVMGVANKRSIGWSVATAAAQHGANLVLTYRSERAGEQIKKLLAELPETNARVVQCDVTDDASIEAAFAEIGQQGSIHGLVHSIAHANVEDLQGEFVATSREGFLLAQNISAYSLVAVARAARPLMTDGGGIVTMSYLGGERAVENYNVMGVAKASLESAVRYLAKDLGKDNIRVNAVSAGPIRTLAAKGVRGFNDVLHTMEEKAPLRRNVDAQEVGDVTAFFLSDLSRGITGEVIHVDGGYHIVGV